Genomic segment of Streptococcus pneumoniae:
TCTTACTCTTGAGACTAAGGAGAAATGATATGAAAAAGAAACAGATTCAAGATTTTAAAGTAGTTGTTCTACTGTTTGCACTATTTATGACAGGTTATGCAGTTGGGAAAAGCCTTGCTGGAAATCATGATGTGACAAGCGAATTTCTCATCATTTTACCAGCTTTATCTTGCTTGCTGATAGAAGAAGAGAGCAAAGGAGATTAGAAATGACAGAGAAAAAAGAAATTGTGATTACAGGGAGAATGGTGTTAAGACTGGTTTTACTCCTTGCTAGTGTAACCATAATAATTATACTTTTTATGAAACAAAGATTTGAGACGGAAGACTTTATCCCCATCGCATTATTGGTGTTTAGTATAAGCTTGAGTTTTACGACAAAGAAATAGGGAGAAAAGAGATGCAAAAGAAAAAAGTATGTACAGATGTCATCATTATGATTGCTCAGATAGTCACAGGGATGTTAGCGCTTTATAATGCTGGTTACTTATTTGGAGAATACCTAGCAGGTGTTCCATTTGAAAGCTTGTCTTGGAGGACAGCTGTGACGAGTTTGGTCTTAGCCAGTGTAATGTTTATGCTGCGAATGGGAGGAAAAAAGGATGAAAAATAAGAAACGAGTGAACGTATTTCTATTTCTATTTTTATTGGGATGTGGAATTAGTGGCTACTTTGTTGGATGTGGAATTGCTAGCTACTTTGTTGGATATGAAATAGGGAGTGGAAGTCTATTTAAGGAGATATTCCATATGTTATTAACCTTGGAGTGGTATGTATATTTAGCTCAAGTGGCTAGTCTTGTGTTTCTTGGTATGACTTTTTATTTGTTACATCGTAGTCGCTTAGAGGCTATTGCTTATCAAAAGGCGGAGGAAGAGGACGATGAGGACAAGATGGATCAATTCTACAAATCTGCCCATAAAAAGTTAGAATATGGAACAATTACTTATAATATTTATAGTGTCAGCATGATTTTCTCGCTCTTTGGTGCTTTTTACATGATTGCCGTAGATTTTGCTCAGTTTTGGGTTTTACTGGTGTCTTTTATCATCTATCTTTCACTATTCTTCTTAACTCCTTATTATCGAAAAACCTTGAAGATGGTTCGGAATTATGATTTTCCCAAATTTGCCATGCCTGAGGATGCTTTGAATTTGATACGGAGTTACGATGAGGGAGAGCGGGAAGCAAATTATGAAAATAGCTTTATGACCCTATTTCGTCTTAACCAGATTATCTTACCTGCCCTCTATATTATTTTAGACGTTATTTCCTTAGCTCTTCAAGAGGTACAGTTAACCGCTTTCTTAATTGTTGCTTTTATTCATATTTATATCAACATTCGGGAAATTCCGATGATTAAAAAATATTTCAAATAAAAGGAGAATCACTATGAAAAAGAAAATAATCAATGTGTTAAAATTTGTAGGTTTGTTTTTTGCCATTCGTGAAATCAACGGCTTACCAGCCATACTGATGGTTTGGAGTAGAAAAATCCCATTTTATGCTGAGAGTTTACTAGCGATTGTCTTTCTTATGGGGATTCTAGTTCTCATTCGAGTGATGTGGGGATACTATAAGAGGTACCTTTCTGAAGAAGTGAAAAGCCAATCGTTTACCAAGAAAGACATTTTACCTCTAGTAGGCTACACTCTATTGGGCTATATTGCTAGTATCGTAGGAGCGCAGCTAACCTTCTTCTTATCCGGTCAATCCATGCCTGATAATCAAGCAGCTATCGATTCAGTTGCTGGATTAGTGGATAAGAGCCACCTTCCTTCTTCTCTTTTATTTATCCTTGGTATTTCTGTATTGACACCAATAATGGAAGAATTGATTTTTAGAGGATTTGGAATTGTTTATTTCTTTCAAAACGATCGTAGTCTTGCCGCAGGTCTTGTGACGAGTAGTCTGTTTGCTTTTGCTCATTTGCTAGGAGTATATGGCATTGACTGGGTTTCATTTCCGATTTATTTCTTGATGGGTGGAGCGATTTATCTATCCTATGCCTATCGGAGAAATCTCAAAGATGCTATGGTGATACACATCATGAAAAATACTTTACTAGGGATCATTTTATTGCTGTCTATGTTTGCATAAAAAAGAAGATCTATATGGATCTTCTTTTTACATTATTCCATTCCAACCAGATAATCATCGTCCTGCATAGCTTCAACATTTCCTAAGAGATAGCCGTTTCCGACTTGGGAGAAGAAGTCATGGTTAGAGGTACCTGTGGAGATTCCGTTCATGACGATAGGATTCACGTCATCTGCCGTATCGGGGAAAAGCGGATCTTGTCCCAAGTTCATAAGTGCTTTATTAGCATTGTAGCGAAGGAATGTCTTGACTTCCTCAGTCCAGCCAACTTCATCATAGAGGCTCTCTGTATAGCCTTCCTCGTTCTCATAGAGAGTGTAGAGGAGGTCATACATCCAGTCGCGGAGCTTGTCTTGCTCGGCTTCTGACAATTCATTAAATCCCAGTTGGAATTTATAGCCGATGTAGGTGCCGTGGACGGACTCGTCACGGATGATAAGCTTGATAATTTCAGCGACATTGGCTAGTTTGTTATTGCCTAGATAGTAGAGCGGGGTGAAGAAACCAGAGTAAAAGAGGAAAGTTTCAAGGAATACACTGGCTACTTTTTTCTCCAAAGGAGTTCCGTTGAGGTAGATTTCATTGACGATTTCTGCCTTTTTTTGGAGATAGGGATTGGTATTAGTCCACTCAAAAATCTCGTCAATTTCTGCCTTAGTATTCAAGGTTGAAAAGATAGAAGAGTAGGATTTAGCGTGGACAGATTCCATAAATTGGATATTGTTAAAGACAGCCTCTTCGTGGGCAGTACGGACGTCCTTTCGAAGGGCATCAACCCCAGACTCGGACTGAAGCGTGTCTAAAAGGGTCAATCCTCCAAAGACTTTTCCGACCAAGTCTTTTTCCTTGTGGGAGAGTTTTCTCCAGTCATCTAGGTCATTAGAGAGCGGGATTCGGGTATCGAGCCAAAATTGCTCGGTTAATTTTTCCCAGGTTGATTTGTCAATGACATCTTCGATAGCATTCCAGTTAATGGCTTTGTAGTATGTAGTCATTTTTTCTCCTAAAATAGATAGGTGTATTTTTTCGTATCGTCATATAAGGGAGAGGATACTAATCATGGTAGTAGCTAGGCTAAGTCCCCATTTTTATGTTACGATACGTAGCTAGTAAGTCACTAAGGGACCACTAAGAATTCTGCATTGTATTACAACACGCAGTAAAAATCGTCGATAATACGATTTTTACGAAGTTAGTGAGGTTGCTAAGAAAGGTCCCTTATAGGATTTTCTGTAGTTTTATGAGGCTGGGACGATTGTCCCACGCCCATAAAACTTGCAACCTTAAATCACGCAGCTTTCACATTGGTTAGCGCCGACTTCGTCTCCGTCATCGGTAAAGGTGCGAATGTAGTAGATGGATTTGATTCCTTTGTTAAAGGCGTAGTTACGCAAGATAGAAAGGTCGCGTGTGGTTTGCTTGCTTTCTGTTTTCCATTCGTAGATGCCTTGAGGAATGTCACTGCGCATGAAAAGCGTGAGAGAGAGTCCTTGATCGACATGCTCAGTTGCTGCGGCATAGACGTCAATGACTTTTCGCATGTCCATGTCATAGGCAGATTTGTAGAATGGAATCGTTTCAGTGGATAACCCAGCAGCTGGGTAGTAGATTTTACCGATTTTCTTCTCTTGGCGTTCTTCGATCCGTTGAGTGATTGGATGAATCGAAGCAGAAACATCATTGATATAGCTGATAGAGCCGTTAGGGGCTACTGCCAAGCGGTTTTGATGGTAAAGTCCGTCTTTTTGAACCTTGTCACGCAAGTCTGCCCAGTCTTTGGCAGCTGGGATAAAGATATCTTTGAAGAGTTCTTTCACACGATCCAAAGTCGGTAGATATTGGTCTGTCAGATATTTGTCAAAGTAGCTGCCGTTTGCATAGTCTGATTTTTCAAAGTTATGGAAGGTCACGCCACGTTCACGAGCGATGTTGTTTGACTCGACCAAGGTCCAGTAGTTCATCAACATGAAGTAAACGCTGGTAAATTCAACGGCTTCAGCAGAACCGTAATCAATGAATTGCTGAGCTAGATAGCTGTGAAGTCCCATAGCTCCAAGCCCGAAGGTATGAGCAAGGCTGTTGCCATGTGCAATCGAAGGAACCGCTGAGATGTGTGAGCTATCTGTGACAAAGGTAAGGGCGCGTGTCATGGTGCGGATGGATTTTCCAAAGTCTGGGGATGTCATCATGTTGACAATGTTGGTCGAACCTAAGTTACAAGACACGTCCGTTCCCAAGTGAACATATTCTTGGGCGTCATTGATGAGGCTAGGGTCTTGGACTTGGAGGATTTCTGAGCAGAGATTACTCATGACAATTTTTCCATCAATCGGATTTGAACGATTGGCAGTGTCAATGTTAATGACATAAGGATAACCTGATTCTTGTTGGAGTTTTGAAATCTCTGTTTCCAAATCACGAGCCTTGATTTTGGTCTTTGCAATCTTTGGATTAGCGACCAGTTCATCGTATTTTTCAGTGATGTCGATATAGGCAAATGGCACCCCGTATTCACGCTCAATCGAGTAAGGGCTAAAGAGGTACATGTCCTCATTTTTACGCGCCAATTCGTAGAATTTATCAGGAATGACTACACCGAGCGATAGGGTTTTAACCCGAACTTTCTCATCGGCATTTTCTTTTTTAGTGGATAAAAAGGCGATGATGTCAGGGTGAAAGACGTTGAGATAAACAACCCCTGCTCCTTGACGTTGTCCAAGTTGGTTAGAGTAGGAGAAGCTATCTTCAAAGAGCTTCATGACAGGAACAACTCCAGACGCCGCTCCTTCATAGCCTTTGATGGGGGCGCCTGCTTCACGGAGATTGCTAAGGGAGATTCCTACACCACCACCGATACGAGAGAGTTGCAGAGCTGAGTTGACTGAGCGTCCAATAGAGTTCATATCATCGGTCACTTGGATGAGAAAACAAGATACCAATTCACCACGTCGGCTACGTCCTGCATTTAAAAAGCTTGGAGTTGCAGGCTGATAGCGTTGGTGGATGATTTCATCAGCAATGTCTTTAGCAATAGTCTCATTTCCATTTGCAAAGTAAAGAGCGTTAAAGAGGACACGGTCTTCCATGCTTTCTAAATAATATTCGCCGTCATTGGTCTTAAGGGCATATTGGTTGTAGAATTTATAGGCTGCCATGAAAGATTTAAAGTGGAAATCTTGGGCATGGATAAAGCTAGATAGCTCTTCAATGAAAGCTGGCTTGTAAAGCGCAATAAATTCTTTTTCTAAGTAGTTTTCTTCTATCAAGTAGGCAATTTTTTCAGTAATAGAAGAGAACTGCTTTGTATTTGGCTCGACATTTTCTTTAAAGAAAGCATCAAGTGCTTCCTTATCCTTGTGGAGCATGATTTGCCCATCCACAGGACGGTTGATTTCATTATTTAAACGAAAATAAGTAACATCTTCTAATCGTTTGAGACTCATAAAATTTCTTTCTCCTTGTGAGTGACTACAAAATAAAGGGGGAGTGGGACCAAAATCATGATTTCGTTTGGAAATCAATTTCTAGCCCACCCCCGAAAGGTTGACGTGTGTAGACTTGTCTTTTTAGTTGTAGACAAGTTCGTCAGAGGTTCTTTTAGGATAATTTCTTTAGTTTTCCTGGTTGGAAGCCAGAGAAAGCTTCAGTCGGTGTTTGCACGACTGGAGCGGCATTAAAACCAAGATTTTTCACATGTTCGATATATTCTGGTTGCTCATCTAGGTTAATCTCTTTATAAGCGACATGGTTTGTGTCCAAAAAACGTTTTGTCATCTTGCATTGAACACAATTATTCTTTGAATAAATGGTGACCATTAGAGGAACTCCTTTTTTTAAAACAGTATGGACAAAGTATATCGAAAAAAAATAGAATTGTCAACTAAAAAAATCCTAAATATTGTGCCTATATATTCTAAAAAACAACAAAAAACACAAGATATAGTAACTATTGGAAATGAAAGCAAAGTCTTAGAAAACAAGGAAAGACAAGAGAAACTAGCGATTTTAAGAAAAAGAATTCTCCATAAAATTTCCTAAATATAGTTCTTCTTTATCTAGTTTTGAAAATCTCGTTTTACAGTACTTTCTGTAATTCTCATAAAAAAGGCGAGGAGAAAATACATAAAATTCTTGAAAAAATTTTTCAAAGATGGTATAATTTAAAATTGTAAGGGTTATCACATAACCTAACAAAAAGAAAAACATTAAAGGAGAGTCAAATTATGGCTTCTAAAGATTTCCACATTGTGGCAGAAACAGGTATTCACGCACGTCCAGCAACTTTGCTTGTTCAAACAGCTAGCAAATTTGCATCAGACATCACTCTTGAGTACAAAGGTAAATCAGTAAACCTTAAATCAATCATGGGTGTTATGAGTCTTGGTGTTGGTCAAGGTGCTGATGTAACGATTTCAGCTGAAGGTGCAGATGCAGATGATGCTATCGCTGCAATCTCAGAAACAATGGAAAAAGAGGGTTTGGCATAAAATGACAGAAATGCTTAAAGGAATTGCAGCATCAGATGGTGTTGCCGTTGCTAAAGCATATCTACTCGTTCAACCGGACTTGTCATTTGAGACTGTTTCAGTCGAAGATACAAACGCAGAAGAGGCTCGTTTGGATGCAGCTCTTGAAGCTTCACAAAACGAGCTTTCTGTTATCCGTGAAAAAGCAGTAGATAGCTTAGGCGAAGAAGCAGCGCAAGTATTTGACGCTCACTTAATGGTTCTTGCTGACCCAGAAATGGTTGGTCAGATTAAAGAGACAATTCGTGCAAAACAAGTCAATGCAGAAGCAGGCTTGAAAGAAGTAACAGATATGTTTATCACGATCTTTGAAGGTATGGATGATAATCCATACATGCAAGAGCGTGCAGCAGATATCCGTGACGTGACTAAACGTGTACTTTCTCACCTCCTTGGTGTTCGCTTGCCAAATCCTGCGATGATTAACGAAGAAGTGATTGTCATTGCGCATGACTTGACTCCATCAGACACTGCACAATTAGATAAAAACTTTGTAAAAGCATTTGTGACAAACATTGGTGGACGTACAAGCCACTCAGCTATTATGGCTCGTACACTTGAAATTGCAGCTGTTCTTGGAACAAATAATATCACAGAGCGTGTGAAAGATGGCGATGTGATTGCTGCTAACGGGATTACAGGTGAGGTTCTCATCAACCCAACAGACGAGCAAATTGCAGAATTTAAAGCAGCTGGCGAAGCCTATGCGAAGCAAAAAGCAGAATGGGCTCTTTTGAAAGATACGAAAACTGTGACAGCTGATGGCAAACATTTTGAGCTTGCTGCAAACATTGGTACACCTAAAGACGTTGAAGGTGTTAATGAAAATGGTGCAGAAGCTGTTGGTCTTTACCGTACAGAGTTCCTTTACATGGACTCACAAGATTTTCCAACAGAAGATGAGCAATACGAAGCCTACAAGGCTGTTCTTGAAGGCATGAATGGTAAGCCTGTTGTCGTTCGTACAATGGATATCGGTGGAGATAAGGAGCTTCCTTACTTCGATCTTCCACATGAAATGAATCCATTCCTTGGTTTCCGTGCCCTTCGTATCTCTATCTCTGAGACTGGAAATCAAATGTTCCGTACGCAATTACGTGCCCTTCTTCGTGCGTCTGTTCATGGACAACTCCGTATCATGTTCCCAATGGTGGCGCTTGTGACGGAATTCCGTGCAGCAAAAGCTATCTATGAAGAAGAAAAAGCGAAATTGATTGCAGAAGGTGTAGCAGTTGCAGATAATATTGAAGTAGGTATCATGATTGAGATTCCAGCAGCAGCAATGCTTGCGGATCAATTTGCCAAAGAAGTTGACTTCTTCTCAATTGGTACAAATGACCTTATCCAATACACAATGGCTGCTGACCGTATGAATGAGCAAGTTTCATACTTGTACCAACCATACAACCCATCAATCCTTCGCTTGATTAACAATGTAATCAAAGCAGCACATGCAGAAGGCAAGTGGGCTGGTATGTGTGGAGAAATGGCAGGAGACCAAACAGCTGTACCACTTCTTGTAGGTATGGGCTTGGATGAGTTCTCAATGAGTGCAACTTCTGTCCTTCGTACTCGTAGCTTGATGAAGAAATTGGATACGAAGAAAATGCAAGAACTTGCAGAACGTGCATTGACAGAATGTGCAACAATGGAAGAAGTTCTTGAATTAGAAAAAGAATACGTTGATTTTGACTAAGTCATCATCTGAAAAACTGTTAGAATATCTTTCTAGCAGTTTTTTCTTTTTTAAGATTATTTTTAATCAAATATTGCATTTCTGTTTTATTTTTCCAAATATTCAATATTTTGCAAAAGAATTCTTGAAATTTTCAGAATTTTTGGTAAAATAGAGAAACATTAACTTGTTGGAGGAAGAAATTTGATACAATATCAGAATTATATCAATGGAGAGTGGAAATCCTCTGCAAAGGAGATTACGATTTCCTCTCCGATTAACGGAGAAATTTTGGGAACAGTACCTGCAATGACACAGGAAGAAGTAGATATTGCAATGGAAAAGGCTCGTGTAGTTTTGCCTTTTTGGCGTACCTTATCTGCGGTGGAGCGTGCTCACTATTTGCACAAGGTGGCAGATATTTTAGAGCGTGATCAAGAAAAAATTGGTGAAATTCTCGCAAAAGAAGTCGCAAAAGGAATTAAGGTAGCCATTAGTGAAGTGGTTCGGACTGCTGATTTGATTCGATATGCAGCAGAAGAAGGAATCCGTATTCATGGGCAGGTTATGGAAGGTGGCGGTTTTGAGGCTGCAAGTAAGAAAAAATTAGCGGTAGTCCGCAGAGAGCCTGTGGGAGTGGTTCTTGCTATTGCACCTTTTAACTATCCTGTGAACCTCTCTGCTTCAAAAATTGCACCGGCTCTCATTGGAGGAAATGTGGTCATGTTTAAGCCACCAACGCAAGGTTCTATTTCAGGATTATTGCTAGCCAAGGCTTTTGCGGAAGCGGGTTTGCCTGCTGGTGTCTTTAATACCATTACAGGTCGCGGCTCTGAGATTGGGGATTATATCATTGAGCATAAGGAAGTGAATTTTATCAATTTCACTGGTTCAACACCGATTGGAGAGCGAATTGGTAAATTAGCTGGTATGCGTCCGATTATGCTGGAATTGGGTGGTAAAGATGCCGCGCTTGTCTTAGAAGACGCAGATTTAGAACATGCGGCTAAACAAATCGTTTCTGGTGCTTATAGTTACTCTGGTCAACGTTGCACAGCGATTAAACGAGTGCTTGTCATGGAGAGTGTGGCAGATGAGCTTGCTCGTCTTATCCAAGCAGAGGTCGAGAAATTGACAGTGGGGAATCCATTTGACAATGCGGATATTACACCCGTTATTGACCATCAGTCGGCTGATTTTATCTGGAATTTAATCGAGGATGCTAAAGAAAAAGGAGCTACGGCTCTTACACCGTTAAAACGCGAGGGAAATCTTATTTGGCCAGCTCTGTTTGACCATGTGAGCTTAGAGATGGATGTGGCGTGGGAAGAGCCATTTGGACCAGTTTTACCAATCATTCGTATTTCATCTATTGAAGAAGGAGTCGCGATTTGTAATCAATCAGAATTTGGTTTGCAATCTTCTGTCTTTACCAATGATTTTCCAAAAGCCTTTGAGATTGCAGAGAAATTAGAAGTCGGAACAGTCCATATCAATCATAAAACGCAACGAGGACCGGATAATTTCCCATTCTTAGGTATCAAGGGGTCTGGTGCAGGTGTGCAAGGAATTAGGTATAGTATTGAAGCAATGACACAAGTGAAATCGATTGTATTTGATGTAAAATAAGTGAGAAAGGCTCTTTTTTGCGGCCTTTTTTCTTCACAAACGAAGAAGGGAATTTATATGTATATACGAACTGAAATTTTCACAAAATAGAACGAAAAAGACCTTGAAAAACAAGCTAAAAAATAGTAAAATAGAGATATAGAAAACGCTTACAAAAGCAGGTGATAACATGAATGAATTAGAGGCGTTGAGAACCTTTGAAACAGGGGAAAACTTTCATCTTCAGCACTATCTAGGTGTTCATCCTAGAGAGTTAGATGGGAAAAAAGGATATGTTTTCCGTGTCTGGGCACCCAATGCCCAAGCTGTTCATCTGATTGGTGATTTTACGGCTTGGCATGAGGGACAAATCCCAATGGTTAGAAATGAGGGAGGTGTTTGGGAAGTCTTTACAGACTTACCTCAAGAAGGAGATATTTACAAGTACAATATCAGGCGTCACAATGGTCAGGAAATCTTAAAGATTGATCCGTTTGCCATTTCCTTTGAAAAACGTCCTGGA
This window contains:
- a CDS encoding DUF3169 family protein, whose product is MKNKKRVNVFLFLFLLGCGISGYFVGCGIASYFVGYEIGSGSLFKEIFHMLLTLEWYVYLAQVASLVFLGMTFYLLHRSRLEAIAYQKAEEEDDEDKMDQFYKSAHKKLEYGTITYNIYSVSMIFSLFGAFYMIAVDFAQFWVLLVSFIIYLSLFFLTPYYRKTLKMVRNYDFPKFAMPEDALNLIRSYDEGEREANYENSFMTLFRLNQIILPALYIILDVISLALQEVQLTAFLIVAFIHIYINIREIPMIKKYFK
- a CDS encoding type II CAAX endopeptidase family protein, which translates into the protein MKKKIINVLKFVGLFFAIREINGLPAILMVWSRKIPFYAESLLAIVFLMGILVLIRVMWGYYKRYLSEEVKSQSFTKKDILPLVGYTLLGYIASIVGAQLTFFLSGQSMPDNQAAIDSVAGLVDKSHLPSSLLFILGISVLTPIMEELIFRGFGIVYFFQNDRSLAAGLVTSSLFAFAHLLGVYGIDWVSFPIYFLMGGAIYLSYAYRRNLKDAMVIHIMKNTLLGIILLLSMFA
- the nrdF gene encoding class 1b ribonucleoside-diphosphate reductase subunit beta, translated to MTTYYKAINWNAIEDVIDKSTWEKLTEQFWLDTRIPLSNDLDDWRKLSHKEKDLVGKVFGGLTLLDTLQSESGVDALRKDVRTAHEEAVFNNIQFMESVHAKSYSSIFSTLNTKAEIDEIFEWTNTNPYLQKKAEIVNEIYLNGTPLEKKVASVFLETFLFYSGFFTPLYYLGNNKLANVAEIIKLIIRDESVHGTYIGYKFQLGFNELSEAEQDKLRDWMYDLLYTLYENEEGYTESLYDEVGWTEEVKTFLRYNANKALMNLGQDPLFPDTADDVNPIVMNGISTGTSNHDFFSQVGNGYLLGNVEAMQDDDYLVGME
- the nrdE gene encoding class 1b ribonucleoside-diphosphate reductase subunit alpha; its protein translation is MSLKRLEDVTYFRLNNEINRPVDGQIMLHKDKEALDAFFKENVEPNTKQFSSITEKIAYLIEENYLEKEFIALYKPAFIEELSSFIHAQDFHFKSFMAAYKFYNQYALKTNDGEYYLESMEDRVLFNALYFANGNETIAKDIADEIIHQRYQPATPSFLNAGRSRRGELVSCFLIQVTDDMNSIGRSVNSALQLSRIGGGVGISLSNLREAGAPIKGYEGAASGVVPVMKLFEDSFSYSNQLGQRQGAGVVYLNVFHPDIIAFLSTKKENADEKVRVKTLSLGVVIPDKFYELARKNEDMYLFSPYSIEREYGVPFAYIDITEKYDELVANPKIAKTKIKARDLETEISKLQQESGYPYVINIDTANRSNPIDGKIVMSNLCSEILQVQDPSLINDAQEYVHLGTDVSCNLGSTNIVNMMTSPDFGKSIRTMTRALTFVTDSSHISAVPSIAHGNSLAHTFGLGAMGLHSYLAQQFIDYGSAEAVEFTSVYFMLMNYWTLVESNNIARERGVTFHNFEKSDYANGSYFDKYLTDQYLPTLDRVKELFKDIFIPAAKDWADLRDKVQKDGLYHQNRLAVAPNGSISYINDVSASIHPITQRIEERQEKKIGKIYYPAAGLSTETIPFYKSAYDMDMRKVIDVYAAATEHVDQGLSLTLFMRSDIPQGIYEWKTESKQTTRDLSILRNYAFNKGIKSIYYIRTFTDDGDEVGANQCESCVI
- the nrdH gene encoding glutaredoxin-like protein NrdH, with amino-acid sequence MVTIYSKNNCVQCKMTKRFLDTNHVAYKEINLDEQPEYIEHVKNLGFNAAPVVQTPTEAFSGFQPGKLKKLS
- a CDS encoding phosphocarrier protein HPr codes for the protein MASKDFHIVAETGIHARPATLLVQTASKFASDITLEYKGKSVNLKSIMGVMSLGVGQGADVTISAEGADADDAIAAISETMEKEGLA
- the ptsP gene encoding phosphoenolpyruvate--protein phosphotransferase; this encodes MTEMLKGIAASDGVAVAKAYLLVQPDLSFETVSVEDTNAEEARLDAALEASQNELSVIREKAVDSLGEEAAQVFDAHLMVLADPEMVGQIKETIRAKQVNAEAGLKEVTDMFITIFEGMDDNPYMQERAADIRDVTKRVLSHLLGVRLPNPAMINEEVIVIAHDLTPSDTAQLDKNFVKAFVTNIGGRTSHSAIMARTLEIAAVLGTNNITERVKDGDVIAANGITGEVLINPTDEQIAEFKAAGEAYAKQKAEWALLKDTKTVTADGKHFELAANIGTPKDVEGVNENGAEAVGLYRTEFLYMDSQDFPTEDEQYEAYKAVLEGMNGKPVVVRTMDIGGDKELPYFDLPHEMNPFLGFRALRISISETGNQMFRTQLRALLRASVHGQLRIMFPMVALVTEFRAAKAIYEEEKAKLIAEGVAVADNIEVGIMIEIPAAAMLADQFAKEVDFFSIGTNDLIQYTMAADRMNEQVSYLYQPYNPSILRLINNVIKAAHAEGKWAGMCGEMAGDQTAVPLLVGMGLDEFSMSATSVLRTRSLMKKLDTKKMQELAERALTECATMEEVLELEKEYVDFD
- a CDS encoding NADP-dependent glyceraldehyde-3-phosphate dehydrogenase — its product is MIQYQNYINGEWKSSAKEITISSPINGEILGTVPAMTQEEVDIAMEKARVVLPFWRTLSAVERAHYLHKVADILERDQEKIGEILAKEVAKGIKVAISEVVRTADLIRYAAEEGIRIHGQVMEGGGFEAASKKKLAVVRREPVGVVLAIAPFNYPVNLSASKIAPALIGGNVVMFKPPTQGSISGLLLAKAFAEAGLPAGVFNTITGRGSEIGDYIIEHKEVNFINFTGSTPIGERIGKLAGMRPIMLELGGKDAALVLEDADLEHAAKQIVSGAYSYSGQRCTAIKRVLVMESVADELARLIQAEVEKLTVGNPFDNADITPVIDHQSADFIWNLIEDAKEKGATALTPLKREGNLIWPALFDHVSLEMDVAWEEPFGPVLPIIRISSIEEGVAICNQSEFGLQSSVFTNDFPKAFEIAEKLEVGTVHINHKTQRGPDNFPFLGIKGSGAGVQGIRYSIEAMTQVKSIVFDVK